One Esox lucius isolate fEsoLuc1 chromosome 1, fEsoLuc1.pri, whole genome shotgun sequence genomic region harbors:
- the myo1cb gene encoding unconventional myosin-Ic isoform X2 translates to MTYRARAVGSDGVRITMESALTARDRVGVQDFVLLENFTSEAAFIENLRKRFKENLIYTYIGSVLVSVNPYKDLEIYTKNHMERYRGVNFYEVSPHIYAVADNSYRSMRTERRDQCILISGESGAGKTEASKKILQYYAITCPASDQVQTVKDRLLQSNPVLEAFGNAKTLRNDNSSRFGKYMDIQFDFKGAPVGGHILNYLLEKSRVVHQNHGERNFHIFYQLIEGGEEDLLRRLGLEKNPQQYQYLVKGNCPKVSSINDRSDWKVVRKALTVIGFNDDEVEELLNIIASVLHLGNIQFGGEDSGIAYITTDTQIKYLSRLLGVDGLVLKEALTHKKIIAKGEELISPLNLEQAASARDALSKAVYGRTFTWLVNKINDSLAFKDESYKNPSVIGLLDIYGFEVFQHNSFEQFCINYCNEKLQQLFIELTLKSEQDEYEAEGITWEPVQYFNNKIICDLVEEKFKGIISILDEECLRPGDASDITFLEKLEDTVGGHAHLTTHKLADGKTRKVMGREEFRLLHYAGEVNYNVNGFLDKNNDLLFRNLKEVMCMSENTILTQCFDRVELKDNKRPETAATQFKNSLAKLMEILMSKEPSYVRCIKPNDAKQAGRFDEVLIRHQVKYLGLMENLRVRRAGFAYRRRYEIFLQRYKSLCPETWPTWEGKQVDGVSTLVKHLGYKPEEYKLGRSKIFIRFPKTLFATEDALETRKHSLATKLQSGWKGYTQKTKYRKLRSSAVMIQSWWKGILARRRAQRKRQAVDSIRRFIKGFIYRHKERCPENEYFLDYVRYSFLIKLRKNLPKTVLDKSWPTPPAALVEASELLRKMNMQNMVWRYCKKINPEWKHQLEQKMVASEIFKDKKDNYPQSVPKLFVGTRLNGEEINPKVLQSLGNEKMKYAVPVTKYDRKGYKARNRQLLLTSNSAFIVEEGKLKQRIDYASLKGISVSSLSDGVFVLHVPTEDNKQKGDVVLQSDHIIETLTKVAICADKIHSININQGSITFTVGHGKEGTIDFTSGSELLVAKAKNGHLSVVSRHNGGI, encoded by the exons ATGACGTACAGAGCCAGG GCGGTAGGTAGTGACGGAGTTCGGATCACCATGGAGAGTGCCCTGACGGCCAGGGACCGGGTGGGGGTGCAggactttgtcctgctggaGAACTTCACCAGCGAGGCGGCCTTCATCGAGAACCTCCGCAAACGCTTCAAGGAAAACCTAATCTAT ACATACATTGGCTCAGTTCTGGTGTCGGTGAACCCGTACAAGGATCTGGAGATCTACACTAAGAACCACATGGAGCGCTACCGAGGGGTCAACTTCTACGAGGTCTCTCCCCACAT CTATGCCGTGGCTGACAACTCATACCGCTCCATGCGGACAGAGCGTAGGGACCAGTGTATCCTGATCTCAGGGGAGAGTGGCGCTGGCAAAACAGAGGCGTCCAAGAAGATCCTGCAGTACTACGCCATTACCTGTCCTGCTAGTGACCAGGTCCAGACGGTCAAGGACCGCCTGCTGCAGTCCAACCCGGTTCTGGAG gcTTTTGGAAATGCCAAAACATTGCGCAATGACAACTCCAGCCGGTTCGGCAAATACATGGACATCCAGTTTGATTTTAAG GGAGCTCCAGTTGGGGGCCACATCCTCAACTACCTGCTGGAGAAGTCCCGGGTGGTCCACCAGAACCACGGCGAACGGAACTTCCACATCTTCTACCAGCTGATCGAGGGTGGCGAGGAGGACCTGCTGCGACGTCTTGGCCTGGAGAAGAACCCCCAGCAGTACCAGTACCTGGTCAAG gggaACTGTCCCAAGGTCAGCTCCATCAACGACCGCAGCGACTGGAAGGTGGTCAGGAAGGCCCTGACTGTTATCGGCTTCAACGACGATGAGGTGGAG gAGCTGTTGAACATTATTGCCAGTGTCCTTCACCTGGggaacattcagtttggagggGAGGACAGTGGCATTGCCTACATCACCACAGACACCCAGATCAAGTACCTGTCTCGG TTGCTAGGTGTGGACGGTTTAGTCCTGAAAGAGGCGTTAACACACAAAAAGATAATCGCTAAAGGAGAAGAG CTGATTAGCCCTCTAAACCTGGAACAGGCTGCGTCGGCCCGGGATGCCCTGTCCAAGGCTGTGTATGGACGCACGTTTACCTGGCTAGTCAACAAGATCAACGACTCCCTGGCCTTCAAG GATGAGAGCTATAAGAACCCTTCGGTCATTGGTCTCCTAGATATCTACGGCTTTGAGGTTTTTCAGCACAACAG CTTCGAGCAGTTCTGCATAAACTACTGTAACGAGAAACTGCAGCAGCTGTTCATAGAGCTCACCCTCAAGTCGGAGCAGGACGAATACGAAGCCGAGGGAATAACG TGGGAACCGGTGCAGTATTTCAACAACAAGATAATCTGCGATCTGGTGGAGGAGAAGTTCAAAGGAATCATCTCCATTCTG gATGAGGAGTGTCTAAGGCCAGGTGATGCCAGTGATATTACCTTCCTGGAGAAGCTGGAAGACACAGTGGGAGGCCACGCCCACTTGACAAC TCACAAGCTGGCCGATGGAAAGACCCGGAAGGTGATGGGCCGAGAGGAGTTCAGGTTGCTGCACTATGCTGGAGAGGTCAACTACAACGTCAAcg GCTTTCTGGACAAGAACAATGACCTCCTCTTCAGGAACTTGAAGGAG GTCATGTGCATGTCGGAGAACACGATTCTGACCCAGTGCTTTGACCGGGTGGAGCTGAAGGACAACAAAAGACCAGAGACG GCAGCGACCCAGTTCAAGAACAGCCTGGCGAAGTTAATGGAGATCCTGATGTCCAAGGAGCCGTCGTATGTGCGCTGTATCAAGCCCAACGATGCCAAGCAAGCAG GTCGGTTCGATGAGGTTCTCATCAGACATCAGGTCAAGTACCTGGGTCTGATGGAGAACCTGCGTGTGAGGAGAGCAGGCTTTGCGTACCGCCGTCGCTACGAGATCTTCCTCCagag ATATAAGTCCCTGTGCCCGGAAACCTGGCCTACCTGGGAAGGAAAGCAGGTTGATGGGGTGTCCACGCTGGTCAAACACCTGGGCTACAAACCTGAGGAGTACAAGCTGGGCAG ATCCAAGATTTTCATCCGTTTTCCAAAGACCCTCTTCGCCACAGAAGACGCATTAGAAACCAGGAAACACAGCCTAG CCACCAAACTGCAGTCCGGCTGGAAAGGCTACACCCAGAAGACCAAATACCGCAAACTCCGGTCGTCAG CCGTTATGATCCAGTCATGGTGGAAAGGCATTCTGGCCCGGCGGAGGGCACAGCGTAAGAGGCAGGCGGTCGACTCCATCCGCAG GTTCATCAAGGGATTCATCTACCGCCATAAGGAGCGTTGTCCCGAGAACGAGTACTTCCTGGACTACGTGCGCTACTCCTTCCTGATTAAGCTACGCAAGAACCTCCCAAAGACAGTCCTGGACAAGAGTTGGCCCACACCCCCGGCGGCTCTCGTTGAG GCGTCAGAACTGCTGCGGAAAATGAACATGCAGAACATGGTTTGGCGCTACTGCAAGAAGATCAACCCTGAGTGGAAACATCAG TTGGAACAGAAAATGGTGGCCAGTGAGATCTTCAAAGACAAGAAGGACAACTATCCTCAAAGTGTCCCGAAGCTCTTTGTGGGCACACGGCTCA ACGGAGAGGAGATTAACCCCAAGGTGTTGCAGTCACTTGGCAATGAGAAGATGAAG taTGCCGTCCCAGTGACCAAGTACGACAGGAAGGGCTACAAGGCTCGGAACAGGCAGTTGTTGCTGACCTCCAACAGTGCCTTCATCGTGGAGGAGGGCAAACTCAAACAGCGCATCGACTACGCATCCCTCAAAG GTATCTCTGTCAGCTCTCTGAGTGATGGCGTCTTTGTTCTGCACGTGCCAACCGAAGACAACAAACAGAAG